The sequence CATTACATTGTCAGTAACAAAGAAAAGGTTTTAGGGAGAGGAGAAATATTCTAAGAGTTTTGTTCCATTTCCTATTTGTCTTTCTTTGAGATACTATTAATAATCTTTTCTTTATAccattttaaagttttgagcccACTTTGCCTTCCTCCTAATTTgatttcacagcagaaaatcAGTAAGAATATTCTAGTGAGTGCACAGGTAATTAGCCAACACTGAACCCACCACACTAATTGATGCTTTGGCTAAGAAATCTCATATTGGTGATCCAACACCACTACAGAGAACTTCCTGATGAACTGCATGAGAACAGAggaaaatcaaggcagagccatggtttgtcaggacttgcttgatcctaatgagccctgtggtgcgtttggagctgagccctggaagTTCAGGACCTGAGAAGAGATTGCACAAGcctttccaggagtcaaagtcagaggaaacacccaaagtgtctcaaagcatgaatacgtcccactgaggtccatccccaacacaggctcctcatggactccttggaggagagaattggaggccaggatggcactaAATTCTCTCAGAtactcagtgtggaaaggaaaatccaaagtaccttaaaaaccttgagtatctcaaagcattgatgagccccactgagtgtcagtacagagctctcaagggactcattaaagcagataattggggccatgattgcacaaacttCTCATAGAGTTTGTATGAAAAGTGAAACaccaaatactttaaaatacctgaagtaccttgaagcattaatgagcccactgagtgttgttactgacaaagcctctccagggactaattagaGCAGATAGCTGGAGGCCATGTTTGCAATAAACCTCCCAGAGACTCCAAgacaaaagcaaaacccaaagtcctttgaaaaactctGTGAGCATtgaggagcccccagggccattcctgagcaaggctccccagggactccttccagcagatccttgaggccactgggatgtgggctagggggggatgctgagggaggacaaggggctgacagtgcccagcctggctggggctgtgccaggaggccccagtgcctcaggacaaggtgtctcctcccagcccttggtggcacagcccctgctgtgccccagggcaccaagacttggcttctctttgtcccttcCTGTCATCCCTTCCTCCAGATCTCTGCtttgcctggggcctggggacactttctcagtcgtgtccctcagtaggacccattaaaagtccaagaaattTTGGAGTTGGATtgtgacttggagttctggagaggtttcttcagctccctctcagggactgatgttcagggtctgagcacaaagccccagaggttcattaaagtccttgtgctgtgtctgtgctgctgagctgggctgggctcctggcacagaggcagctgctggtaaccaagaagagcttcaaaagcacatttctcttgatgagcagcttttctctcagcctagcagggctggggcactgcctgcagccaccccgggcacagcacagaggcacaaagAGCTTCagtcagtcagggctgggagggtGCTGAGAAGttcctggggcagaatcactgccagcccttggcacaggaacctctggctgcaggacaatgcagctgcatctcctggagccatctcctgaagctggaatatcccaatgcctacagaccctgtgagtacattctctgattgtctcttgtgcagagcagccaggggtgcccagggctgtcgtgcagagcagggtcctgcagcccagggctctaTGCTGGGGCagaggctctgctgcctgccagggacagctctcagccagccctggcagctgcttaCCGTGCTGGGGGACAaggtctgggtgggaggagacataaggcttggaagtgttctcatGGTGTGGGGAgaatgctgcattgttcaggactgcttcTCAGatggcatttaactgcagaacatttccaagtagattatacagggagcacagcaaggcagcgactgcattaaaaggaaaatcttGCCTTTGTTATTTAATGCTCTGGGTTGCCTGCATGGGAAATTGCACATAGATATCCATCTTGCCATTCAGGTTGaaaaactaaaaacaaaaaatttctCACAGATTTGAATaaagcaggcagtgacagaaatcagcacagggccctttacaggcagcatcagtgtcccttttccagcctcctcagggttgctctgacatttccatcagagcctgcagagccagagctgcccctgggcagtgcaagagctgggagggctctgcagggcagacctgagcccccagggctgggctgggctctggcagcactgcagggcccagccctgggcacagggaagcagctgctggcagggacagctccaggcagcagagccctgggcaggcagtgggtgGAAACTTACTCCgggatgtgctgggatatttaaagtcctctccaaacccaagtATTccatgattaattttttttacagatccccatgccaaCACAttgcaaatgtccaacagcagctccatcagccacttcctcctgctggcattggcagacacgcggcagctgcagcttctgcacttctgcctcttgctgggcatctccctggctgccctcctgggcaacggcctcatcatcagcgccgtagcctgcggccaccacctgcacacgcccatgttcttcttcctgctcaacctggccctcagcgacctgggctccatctgcaccactgtccccaaagccatgcacaattccctctgggacaccaggaacatctcctactctggatgtgctgctcagctctttttttttgcctttttcatgtcagcagagctttccctcctgaccatcatgtgctatgaccgctacgtgtccatctgcaaacccctgcactacgggatcctcctgggcagcagagcttgtgcccacatggcagcagctgcctgggccagtggttttctcttttcactgctgcacacagccaatacattttccctgcccatgtgccatggcaatgttcttggccagttcttctgtgaaatcccacagatcctcaagctctcctgtgCTAAAACCTTTCTCAGAGAACTTGGGCTTCTTGCTGTGTGTGCCTGTTTAGGAATTGGCTGTTTtatgttcattgttttctcctatgtgcagatcttcagggccgtgctgaggatTCTCTCTAaacagggacggcacaaagccttttccacctgcctccctcacctggccgtgatCTCTCTATTCATGAGCACCTCATTTTTTACCTACCtaaagcccccctccatgtcctctccatccctggatgtggccctgtcagttctctACTCAGTGGtacctccagccctgaaccccctcatctacagcctgaggaatcaggagctcaaggctgcagtgcgGACaatgatgactggatggtttcagaaacattaaactgctggccagtttctgcaaatcacttgtaataaaaatCATCTTTAATACTTCTgcttggtttcattttggaggttatttctctttttattttacttttttcaccTTGTCCACTAATAAATATGattgtttgtgccatttctaattttgtttctctccaccttccttGTGGCAACAgcctgtgtcaatgaggggctatGCTCTTGGTtgctttaaaggaactaaatgatctcccagcagagtttcctgcagagatgcccttttgttgccttctctggagctgcagcagcaatgtctgtgtgcagagctgggggcagatcagggctggcacagcagctgtgcccagcagcagcagcacttggtgttgccagtgctgctgccgtggccctgccctgctgccctggtggccctggtgttgctgcatggcctgagtgctctcagggctgggcacagccctgggggtggcagtgccggggctgcagcagggacaggccatgggcactgctggggcagcgctgacgcctcagcccaggccctgggggctccaggctccttacCCAcactctctcaagaacacacccaggccaatgctcggcacagaaaagccccgtgagcagccccaggctggccgtgggcaggctgggggcaaacagcatggctggggctctgcaagggcgctggggcagacgggaaggagcagcagagcaggggctgatccatccccattgcgctgcacagcccagggcagcgtccctgagcgtcctcatggagctgccaacaacatcccccctctgaaGCCCTGgtctctcccccagctcacccaggtgccccatccttgcaggcacagacacggcagcactggctcagcagcccctgtttgcattgcacacagcaggcaagagcacccccatgctttttgtgtggggacatgaacctgagggagcataaatgccatcagcccctggggccagcaagggctgggggacaccagggaaagcactcagctttgtcctggcctctgcagtcagccggAAAGTtcgttcccatcagctgggagtttcctgtcccactgcagatgctgttgctgagagccagggctgcctggcagccacccccaaactgccctgagcatttccttggcttcagctttgctttctttcctcttcctgataCAGATGTCTTCCTATagcccacccctgttccctcccctgcaaacagtcCCTGTTTGCCTTTcttctctggccccactccccactGCAGTTCCTGACCtggccccatgggaacgtcccttgggcagcaggatcatcctacaaatgctgcaggaattgtctgcaggctcctgaagtgcctcctgctgctcccttgccagaggcaccccaggccaggggggcacatctgggctgctgtgtctggctctggggctccctgttctgggcagtgagcaggagctgcagaggctctgcaggactgacaggatgggctttggggctggcaggagaagctgagggacctgggctgctggagcttctgaagaggatgcccagggctcctcctgcaactgctccaagggtactttcagagaatcccagaatctgcaagggtggaaaagaccttggagatcatcaagtccaacctgtgcccttgTCTGTCTTGTCTTCCTTGACAACACTGTGCCAACACTGTCTTGTCTTccttgagcctcctcttctccaggataaacaaccacagctccctcagctgcaccTTAcagcttggcctgcttggccacctgggcacactgctggctcattcccagcctgctgtccatcagtccctgcaggtgaTGGAGGAGACCatgctgctgtccagcccctctggcaccttgtggagaagggaagggaagggaagggaagggaagggaagggaagggaagggaagggaagggaagggaagggaagggaagggaagggaagggaagggaagggaagggtccAGATCCAATTCTTCCTGAAATGTGgggtttgctggcactgccagtgccttgACCTGAAAATTTCCCttttctggcacagcccaagtacagccatttgctggcacagaaatacAAAACCTGGCAACTTCCTGCTACTGAGTCTGGCACctcccacatcttgtgtttgctgccccagtacccagatttggaaatttcctggTGCCCGCACAGCCCGAGTCCAGTGATTTGCTgacacagaaagccaaaatctgGAAATTTCCAGGTTCTGactccagcaccatccagatCTAGTGTTTGCTGAGACCGTCAGTGcacagatttggaaatttctcggtgccttcacagcccaggtctagcaatttggttttagctatcttaggcagagaagttcttttggactgtgactttcctttttcttggaactgtttaaacctgctctggactgaaaacccagaaaaacactggcaacagctcacacctgtgggcccccgagctctgggacgctgcattccagcaccaaagggacttagaagagaccgagtgagccagctacaacccacaaaaaggactttctcCATTTGCCATTGCTTCAGCACTGTctgaggttttatttaatattattcattttccatgcttttgaatactttacttgttaaataaactgggtttttttcagtattctCAAGTGAAGTCTTTTCCTGaactagtagggggaggggactacttgaacttgctttctagacagaccccttttggagatgtcctcccaaaatttgccctataccagcacaaacagtcacaatgaaaattgcaccggtggcataatttcctggtggcaaatcttgctacatgtgataaataggtatgatttgtgctgataaaaaattgaaacagtaatcaatattgatacagtaattaatatttgaaaataataaaatggttaatagttaaaagttgtaatgccaaagaagagagggaaaggaggggctccacccacccccccttcccagcagatgttctcaaggaccacaggaaagaagctgaagatacagttgctaaaaatgaccaagaacctggttgggtccaagaaaatgctaattataagggacttattgctttgatatgtagatgcagtgatatgttagtcttggcttatattgtactggcttggtgcgcatgtgtaacccaaaggtgaattaaaggacaacgaagaagactacagggccttcatcagtgacgacccccaaagacttgtgcgaccaccaaaccgagtggtggcgcatgcgtggtaaaggtggtaatgaaggcggaggcAGAAAAGTaacgaaccgaaaataggaggagatggaattgacacatggcatataaggggtgacttttacttggcaagcttgtacgtgaagtgtcaagggtcattgaaccctgccctccataccccgcggttgtttttgcttatgcgctattatttgaaccaaattatcccttatttatatattttctaaactattcaattaaaattgttgctaccttaaatattgtttgggttttttttgatgggataattgggcaaacataacataCAGAACCTCGACCTTGCTCTCCATGAgagattcttgggaagagcagaaagaagattcctggaaaactgaaacagctttccagaagtgaaatgaaaatgaaagaaacaatccaagacgttttcctctatttatttctatgctccccttttccatgttgcactacttctccatcccagtaattccagatgcacagCACCTCCAAGATAGGTGACTTAGTGATTTTAGACACCCTAAAATACCATGACCCACACACagcttcccctgtttttataggaaagcaacactggagatgtaagggcagtgctggactcaggtaggaatcctaccccaagggaaggtgccccgacagtgtttgaccctcagcaaggacaatgcacagcagcgaGCGAGGGGATTGCTGTGCCAGTgcgcaggagtcagggctctgcatctggGCTGAACgatgcaaagttcccgtgtttgggcagacggaggggctgtccccggggcgcgcggggctcgaacgtggggctcgtggggcgagcggggaacggacacggggacgaacaGCCCaggtgcttcagttgcagcagcggcagcggcagcagtAGCGGCGGCAGCACCAAAACAGATACTTTTGAAtagtctttctccttttctttctctttctctctttctttctctttctctccctttcccgctgtcgggcacccttccctcggggtcccttgcccggcgtccctctcctcaccccgcctccctctcccctgcagggccgggccatgcccccggcccgcccccggccccgggcggggctgccccgtgcccggccccggccgtcccgccgcggtctcgcctccgcccggctctggccgtactggcggtggcgctgctgggcgggcaTCAGTGGCTGGTGCGagggcggcatcgccgccctttgcctccgcctggcccgagcccggccccggccccgacgCAGGGTCCAGTCccgaccccggccccggctcctcccggggcccgcggaggacacacgcggcgcggccgctcccgccgcctccgctgcggcttccccggcccgagctccgccgctcggcagcgcggccgccggccccgagcctcccgtgccgcgttcccgggagcgaacgcctgggcatggccggcccggggcgggtgaggggcgctcgggggccgttgctggccccgggccgagcgctgacagccgcgtcccgcccgcagggaaggcgcagcagggcctgaaggagcaGTACAGGCTGGGTTCGCTGCTGGGACGCGGCGGCTTCGGCAGCGTCTTCGCGGCCACGCGGCTCTTGGACGGCGCCCCGGTGAGCGGCGGACGAGGAGGAGggggcggaggaggaggaggaggagggcagagaatggggctgggcagggcaggcggcGAGCTGAGCCCGCTGCTCTCCTTGACttgcaggtggccatcaaaaGGGTGCCACGGAACCGCGTCCTGCACTGGggcgagctggtgagtgagcgggGCCAGCGGCAGTAGCCGGGGATGCCGGCCGGGGATGAGCCGGGGCCCGGCACGGTGGGAGCCGCCAGGACGCCCCGAGGGAGAGCGGGCGTGGGGCCAGCGCAGGGCACAGAGCATCCCGGCCTGGCTGAGGGTTTCCCGAGCCCCGGCACGGCATCAGCCCCACTGACGACATCGtgctcctcccgcagcccgacggcaccagcgcacccctggagatcgtgctgctggccaaggtgtccACTGGCTTCCCTGGTgtggtccagctgctggagtggcttGAGCTCCCCAAGGACATCTTGATGGTGCTGGAGCGGCCAGAGCGGTGTCAGGACCTGCATCGTTTCATTCGGGCACAGCGGTTCCTGCCCGAGGAGGAGGCGCAGGTGCTGTtccgccaggtgctggaggccgtgcggcactgcaccagctgcgggGTCCTGCACCGCGACATCAAACCAGGGAACATCCTGGTTGATCTGGACACCGGGCAGGCCAAACTGATTGactttggctgtggcacctacctGCAAGACACAGCCTACACTCACTTTGCAGGTGAGCCCACGCAGGGCTCCTGAGCCCACGCAGGGCTCCTGGGCccagcatctcccagcccaagctggctgtggcagcagggattCTCTCTTTTGCTGCCCTTCATGGCACTGAGTCTTCGGCTGAGTTTCTTTTGAAACTCAGGGCTGAGTGGGTAGCCATCTTCTAGCACTGCTGGCAGCCTTTGCCTCCCCACTCTGCCCAGAACtagtgctggggcagccagcccaacATAAACACCCATGGGTAGCAGACAGGGGGGACCGGAACCTGTGCCCAGCCGGTTTGGTGTGCAGGTGAGAAAGGGCTTGGACTGCTCCACTCACCTGGTCTGTTGGGGTTCATAATGTTTTTTGGGgcaatgcaggcagggaggctGAGAGCATGGTTTTTCCCAGCACTGGGTGGGTTCTTCCTTGTTATGGTCAGGCCTTGCCAGGGCTTCCACTGCCCTCTTCCAGCACCAGTGGCTTCTTTTCCAACCCCAAGTCTGCACACAAGTCCAGGTGCTGGCGAGAGGGCAGTGCtcaccctgtgtgccactgatgCAGCCCCCAcatgcccagggatgctggggccaggctctgggagcagcagcatccccctgcTGAACTTCATCTGCATTCCATAGGAACACGGTCATACAGCCCCCCGGAATGGACCCACTTTGGCCGGTACTATGGCAAGCCAGCTACCATctggtccctgggcatcctgctgcaccagaTGGTCTGCGGGGAGCACCCTTTCAGGAGGGGCCAGAACATCAGCTGGGACCATCAGCTCTCGCTGCCACAAAGGCTCTCTCAAGGTGGATCCTCTTCTCTGGGCACAGGgggaatcccagtgctgggtgCCAGCAGCGGGCTCGTGGGCATCCtgcactggcagctgctgaggaggtggcacatgtcctgctctcctccaaacCAGGGAATTGATGGGAGAGTTTaggcccagctctgagcacatcCAGCATGACCTGGGCATGGTAATGGTGGGGCAAAGCCAATAGGAGCCTTCTCCAACTAACTGGTGGTTTTTGGTTTCTCTGCCCAGAGTG is a genomic window of Zonotrichia albicollis isolate bZonAlb1 chromosome 30, bZonAlb1.hap1, whole genome shotgun sequence containing:
- the LOC141725614 gene encoding olfactory receptor 14J1-like, which produces MCYDRYVSICKPLHYGILLGSRACAHMAAAAWASGFLFSLLHTANTFSLPMCHGNVLGQFFCEIPQILKLSCAKTFLRELGLLAVCACLGIGCFMFIVFSYVQIFRAVLRILSKQGRHKAFSTCLPHLAVISLFMSTSFFTYLKPPSMSSPSLDVALSVLYSVVPPALNPLIYSLRNQELKAAVRTMMTGWFQKH